Genomic segment of Psychrobacter sanguinis:
GTAGGAGCTACTAATCTAGCTCACGCTACTGAATCAAAGCAAACTATCAGCGTCAAAAGCTCAAGCGATATCGACAGCGTCCTCAATGAGTTAGCACGTAAACAAAACCAACCAACTTCTTTACTACAGACTTCTTTTGAACCTTCTACACTTTCTACCAATAGCTCATTAATTAGCGCCAAAGGTTCTAGCAAAGCCAGTCAAGATAACGACGATGTTTTGTCACACTTGACCTTAGTGGCTTCAAATGCAGTAAATAAATTCAAACAAAGTGGTAGTGCCTCTTGGTACGGTGGTAAATTCCACGGTAGAAAAACTGCCAGTGGTGAACGCTTTGATATGAACTCTTTAACCGCAGCTCACCCTTCTCTTCCTTTTAACACCTACCTAAGAGTAACCAACAAAGGTAATGGTAAGAGCGTTGTGGTAAAAGTAAACGATCGTGGTCCTTACCACAGTAACCGCATGTTAGACTTGTCTTATGCAGCTGCCAAACAAATTGGCTTAGTGAGCCGCGGCATTGCCAACGTTACTATTGAAAGAGTGGGCTCGCCTTAATCTAGTTACTATACATTTTTTTAGATATTAGATAAGATAATAGTTACATTTATTATTTGGACTGTTAACACTCTGCCTACTCAACTGTTGAGTATGGATATAAAAAGATCTGCATTGCAGGTCTTTTTTTTGGTCTGTACTTTATAGCCTGTACTTTACGGCTCGTATTTCAGAAATTTTTTCTATGACTTACTTCTATGAATGATTTTTTATGGCTTTAATCTTAAAGTGACACAATAACATGAAGATTTAATGAATGGCTGAACACTCAATACCTAAAGCATGAAACTTGTGATTGAGCAGCAAGTTAGTTATGATGTTTTAGCTAAAAGGTTTTATGTTATTCACAGGGGCGCCCCTAGGCTGAGAAGAACCCTTTGAACCTGATCCAGATTATACTGGCGTAGGGAGTGTATAGCAGTTGCAGTAGTCCTAATTTTTACCTCCCCTCTCTACTGTGTTGCTGTGTGTTTCTAGCGCCCTCTTTGTCCATATGGAGGGAAAATGCAACCTCAAGTTATCCATTCTTGTTTTACTGCCTTCAAAAACACCGCCCCATTGGTCCATAATATGACCAATGATGTGGCCCATAATACGGTGGCAAATATTCTATTGGCTGCTGGGGCCTCACCAGCCATGGTACACGACCTTAATGAAGCCCCTGAGTTCGTCAAGCTTGCTGCAGCCCTTTCATTAAATATCGGCACCCTGACTGAGCCAATGTTGCAAAGCATGCTGATCACTGCAGAGATTGCTCATACCCGCCATATTCCTTGGATATTAGACCCTGTCGCCGTAGGCGCTACCCAGTTTCGTCAACGTGCCTGCACTGAACTGTTAAAGCTCAAGCCTGATGTGATTCGAGGCAATGCCTCCGAGATACTCGCATTGGCAGGTATGCACAGTCGTACTAAAGGCACAGATAGTGGTGACAGCGTGGAGAGAGCCAAAGAAGCCGCGCAACAACTCACCCAATATGCAAAAGTGGTAGTAGTTACTGGGGCTATAGACTGGGTCACAGACGGCAGTCAAAGCTACTCGGTTGATCATGGTCACCCAATGATGACCCAAGTGACTGCTTTAGGTTGTGCCTTGACCGCATTAATAGGTGGGTTTATCGGGGCTAATACCTCAAAAACAGAAGACAATAAGTCTAATAACCACCTATTACTAAATGCAGCTACCACTGCCTTATGTTACTACGGTCAAGCCGGCGAAATCGCTGCCACTACTGCAACTGGGCCTGGTAGCTTTTACGTTAATTTTTTGGATGCTTTATATAACCTAGACGTAGATACCTTAGTCGAAAATTCAAGAGTAACCCGATCATGACCAGCAAAACCAACACTTATAACCCTACTCCTGACATTGAGAACCCTCAAAGCTTTTCAAGCCCTCATGGGTTATCTAGTTCTCAGAGCCTATCTAGCCCTCAACGCTTACTTAATAAGGAGGGCTCATCGCTTAAACTTTATCTAGTGACTGATAGCGTCATGTGTCAACGCTTAGGTTTAATCGAAACCGTTTGTAAGGCCATTGAGGGTGGCGTCAGCTTTGTACAG
This window contains:
- a CDS encoding septal ring lytic transglycosylase RlpA family protein, with amino-acid sequence MKKFSSALCALACMVGATNLAHATESKQTISVKSSSDIDSVLNELARKQNQPTSLLQTSFEPSTLSTNSSLISAKGSSKASQDNDDVLSHLTLVASNAVNKFKQSGSASWYGGKFHGRKTASGERFDMNSLTAAHPSLPFNTYLRVTNKGNGKSVVVKVNDRGPYHSNRMLDLSYAAAKQIGLVSRGIANVTIERVGSP
- the thiM gene encoding hydroxyethylthiazole kinase, which translates into the protein MQPQVIHSCFTAFKNTAPLVHNMTNDVAHNTVANILLAAGASPAMVHDLNEAPEFVKLAAALSLNIGTLTEPMLQSMLITAEIAHTRHIPWILDPVAVGATQFRQRACTELLKLKPDVIRGNASEILALAGMHSRTKGTDSGDSVERAKEAAQQLTQYAKVVVVTGAIDWVTDGSQSYSVDHGHPMMTQVTALGCALTALIGGFIGANTSKTEDNKSNNHLLLNAATTALCYYGQAGEIAATTATGPGSFYVNFLDALYNLDVDTLVENSRVTRS